A genomic stretch from Gemmatimonadales bacterium includes:
- a CDS encoding YajQ family cyclic di-GMP-binding protein translates to MASQQSFDISTGADLQEVDNAVNQARKELAQRYDFKGSKASIDFDRTKNQLVLVADDDFKMRALFDLLQGKLIKRGVPPKNLVIGDVLPAAGGTVRREIGLTQGIAGDQAREIVKAIKDGGFKKVQAAIQGEEVRVSAPSRDELQSVIAFLRSQDFAIELKFGNYRG, encoded by the coding sequence GTGGCCTCGCAGCAGTCCTTCGACATCTCGACCGGCGCCGATCTCCAGGAAGTCGACAACGCGGTCAACCAGGCGAGGAAAGAGCTCGCCCAGCGTTACGACTTCAAGGGGTCGAAGGCATCCATCGACTTCGACCGTACCAAGAACCAGCTGGTACTCGTCGCGGACGACGATTTCAAGATGCGCGCCCTCTTCGACCTCCTGCAGGGCAAGCTCATCAAGCGTGGCGTGCCGCCCAAGAACCTGGTGATCGGCGACGTTCTCCCGGCCGCGGGCGGCACGGTGCGCCGCGAGATCGGCCTTACGCAGGGCATCGCCGGCGACCAGGCGCGCGAGATCGTGAAGGCCATCAAGGATGGCGGGTTCAAGAAGGTGCAGGCGGCCATCCAGGGCGAGGAGGTCCGGGTCTCGGCGCCTTCCCGCGACGAGCTTCAGAGCGTCATCGCCTTCCTGCGATCGCAGGACTTCGCAATCGAGTTGAAGTTCGGGAATTATCGGGGATGA